From Candidatus Saganbacteria bacterium, a single genomic window includes:
- the rplX gene encoding 50S ribosomal protein L24 translates to MQPRIKKDDTVLVLSGKDKGKRSKVLKVLPKKDSALVEKVNVAKKHQKPSRTFPGGIIDKLMPVSLSKLMVVCPHCGKPSRLGKKDSFRSCRRCGQIIDKGK, encoded by the coding sequence ATGCAACCAAGAATAAAAAAAGACGATACAGTGCTGGTGCTAAGCGGAAAAGACAAGGGCAAAAGGTCAAAGGTGTTAAAAGTCCTTCCAAAAAAGGACAGCGCGTTGGTGGAAAAGGTAAACGTCGCAAAAAAACACCAAAAACCGTCAAGGACTTTTCCCGGCGGGATAATAGACAAACTGATGCCCGTATCCCTGTCAAAACTGATGGTAGTATGCCCGCATTGCGGCAAGCCGTCCAGACTGGGGAAAAAAGATTCTTTCAGGTCCTGCAGGAGATGCGGGCAGATAATAGATAAAGGCAAATAA
- the rplN gene encoding 50S ribosomal protein L14 — protein sequence MIQVQTRLTVADNSGAREVLCIRILGSSYRRYASIGDVIIGVVKDAVPNMTVKKSAIVKAVVVRITKSIRRPDGSYVRFDDNAVVIINDQGNPVGTRVFGPVARELRDRNYMKIISLATEVV from the coding sequence ATGATACAAGTACAAACTAGACTGACTGTCGCGGACAATTCCGGGGCAAGAGAAGTGCTGTGCATAAGGATCCTGGGCTCATCCTACAGGAGGTACGCGAGTATCGGCGACGTGATAATCGGGGTCGTAAAAGATGCGGTCCCGAACATGACCGTGAAGAAAAGCGCGATCGTCAAGGCGGTGGTAGTCCGGATAACAAAATCCATCAGAAGGCCGGACGGATCTTATGTCAGGTTCGACGATAACGCGGTCGTGATAATAAACGACCAGGGCAACCCTGTAGGGACAAGGGTTTTCGGGCCTGTGGCAAGAGAGCTCAGGGACAGGAACTATATGAAGATAATCTCGCTCGCGACAGAGGTAGTATAA
- the rpsQ gene encoding 30S ribosomal protein S17, with protein MRKLKEGFVLKNKMDKTVIVGVEQRFKHPLYQKVVSKTSRFVCHDEENKCNVGDKVSITETRPLSKTKRWRVETVIEQERTGKGHDTSTN; from the coding sequence ATGCGGAAATTAAAAGAAGGTTTCGTCCTTAAGAACAAGATGGACAAGACCGTGATAGTGGGAGTGGAACAAAGGTTCAAGCACCCGCTTTACCAGAAGGTCGTGTCAAAGACAAGCAGGTTCGTCTGCCACGACGAAGAAAACAAATGTAATGTCGGGGATAAAGTGTCGATAACCGAGACCAGGCCGCTTTCAAAGACAAAAAGATGGCGCGTGGAAACAGTGATCGAGCAGGAAAGAACGGGAAAAGGGCATGATACAAGTACAAACTAG
- the rpsC gene encoding 30S ribosomal protein S3, translating to MGQKIHPRGLRLGINEDWDSSWYAEGQNYSNNVDEDMMIRKFLKRKLYKAGISKIRISRRANQIEIILFTARPGLIIGKGGRDIAFIRDEIVAMTKKQAQVDVQEVSNPETDSQLVAENIVLQLEKRIAFRRVMRQSVMKALRSGAKGIKVMVGGRLGGAEIARSEWYRRGQVPLHKLRAKIDYGFAEAMTLYGKIGVKVWIYKGDVLKVQEQKPVAVQQEQVVSQMTL from the coding sequence ATGGGACAAAAGATACATCCGAGAGGTCTGCGCCTGGGCATAAACGAGGACTGGGACAGCAGCTGGTATGCCGAAGGGCAGAATTATTCTAATAATGTCGATGAAGACATGATGATCAGGAAATTCCTGAAAAGAAAGCTGTACAAAGCAGGCATTTCGAAGATCAGGATATCAAGAAGGGCCAATCAGATCGAAATAATCCTGTTCACGGCAAGGCCGGGCCTCATAATCGGTAAAGGCGGGCGCGATATAGCGTTCATAAGGGACGAAATAGTCGCGATGACAAAGAAACAGGCGCAGGTTGATGTACAGGAAGTATCTAATCCGGAGACGGATTCCCAGCTGGTGGCTGAAAACATCGTACTGCAGCTCGAAAAAAGGATCGCTTTCAGGAGAGTGATGAGGCAGTCGGTGATGAAAGCTCTCCGTTCCGGCGCAAAAGGCATAAAAGTAATGGTGGGCGGAAGGCTCGGAGGAGCGGAGATCGCCAGGTCGGAATGGTACCGGAGAGGCCAGGTGCCCCTGCACAAGCTGAGAGCAAAGATCGATTACGGTTTCGCGGAGGCAATGACGCTTTACGGTAAGATCGGCGTAAAAGTGTGGATCTATAAAGGCGATGTCTTAAAAGTGCAGGAGCAAAAACCTGTGGCGGTACAGCAGGAACAGGTCGTTTCCCAGATGACGTTGTGA
- the rplP gene encoding 50S ribosomal protein L16: MVLQPGRTKFRKQQRGVMKGTASSGNTLAFGSYGLQAMEKAWLKVKQLESARKALTHFIKRGGKVWIRVLADKPYSSRPAETRMGGGKGAPEYFVACVRPGTILFELAGVKRADGIEAMRLAAHKMPIKTRFVEKV; encoded by the coding sequence ATGGTACTGCAACCGGGCAGGACAAAATTCAGAAAGCAGCAAAGAGGGGTAATGAAAGGGACCGCTTCAAGCGGTAACACGCTCGCATTCGGGAGCTACGGGCTCCAGGCGATGGAAAAGGCATGGCTCAAGGTAAAACAGCTCGAATCGGCAAGAAAAGCGCTGACACATTTTATTAAAAGGGGCGGCAAGGTATGGATCAGGGTGCTCGCGGACAAACCTTACAGCTCCAGACCGGCCGAAACCAGGATGGGCGGAGGAAAAGGCGCTCCCGAATATTTTGTCGCGTGCGTAAGGCCTGGTACGATACTGTTTGAGCTGGCGGGCGTGAAAAGAGCGGACGGGATCGAGGCGATGCGCCTTGCGGCCCACAAGATGCCGATAAAGACAAGATTCGTAGAAAAGGTGTGA
- the rplB gene encoding 50S ribosomal protein L2: protein MALKQFRPRTPGTRTRIDLVLDDITTSKPERSLLLPLKGNAGRDSSGRVSVRHKGGGNKIKYRIVDFKRDKDDMPAKILSIEYDPNRNARICLIEYEDKERRYIIAPLGIKVGDTIMSGQDSDIKAGNNMPLKNIPVGTTIYNVELTRGKGGQIARSAGGSAVLNAKEGRFATVRLPSGEERLIDINCRACIGQVGNLDAKNISYGKAGRRRHLGIRPSVRGIAMNPCDHPHGGGEGRSPIGHPGPLTPWGKPTLGYKTRHKRKLSDRFILTRRKK, encoded by the coding sequence ATGGCACTAAAACAGTTCAGGCCGAGGACCCCGGGCACCAGGACAAGGATCGACCTTGTGCTGGATGATATCACGACGTCTAAGCCGGAAAGATCGCTTCTTCTGCCGTTAAAGGGAAATGCCGGACGTGATTCTTCGGGAAGGGTCTCGGTCAGGCATAAAGGCGGCGGAAATAAAATAAAATACAGGATAGTGGATTTTAAAAGGGACAAGGACGACATGCCGGCAAAGATACTCAGTATAGAATATGACCCTAACAGGAACGCGAGGATATGCCTTATCGAATACGAAGATAAGGAAAGAAGATACATTATCGCGCCGCTGGGGATAAAAGTAGGCGACACAATAATGTCCGGTCAGGACTCGGACATAAAAGCCGGTAATAATATGCCGCTTAAGAACATCCCCGTAGGAACGACGATCTATAACGTAGAGCTTACCAGGGGAAAAGGCGGACAGATAGCAAGATCTGCGGGCGGCTCGGCAGTCCTTAACGCGAAAGAAGGAAGATTTGCGACCGTGAGGCTTCCTTCGGGAGAGGAAAGGCTGATAGATATAAACTGCAGGGCATGCATCGGGCAGGTGGGCAACCTTGACGCTAAGAACATTTCGTACGGAAAAGCCGGACGAAGAAGGCATCTCGGCATCAGGCCGTCAGTCAGGGGTATAGCAATGAACCCGTGCGACCATCCTCACGGAGGAGGCGAGGGCAGATCGCCTATCGGCCATCCGGGGCCGCTTACGCCCTGGGGCAAGCCGACGCTCGGTTATAAGACGCGGCACAAGAGAAAACTGTCAGACAGGTTCATACTAACCAGGAGGAAAAAATAA
- the rpmC gene encoding 50S ribosomal protein L29: MEPKKIREMKAEELALKLKDLRTELLKVRFTASVGQLKNPLKKKEIRKDIARMLTIMKEKEIGE, encoded by the coding sequence ATGGAACCAAAAAAAATAAGAGAGATGAAGGCCGAAGAGCTGGCGCTCAAGTTGAAAGACCTGAGGACGGAGCTTCTTAAGGTGCGGTTCACGGCTTCCGTCGGACAGCTCAAGAACCCGCTTAAGAAAAAAGAAATAAGGAAGGACATCGCGAGGATGCTGACGATCATGAAGGAGAAAGAAATTGGAGAATAG
- the rplE gene encoding 50S ribosomal protein L5: MAKTLKIKYEKEIKAAMKKEFNYKNDHEIPRVVKVVVNRGVGEAVQNPKALDIASNELAQITGQKPLITKAKKSIAVFKVRAKQPVGCKVTLRGSRMYQFLDKLINLSLPRIRDFKGVPPKSFDGKGNYTLGITEQLIFPEIDYDKVDKTRGMDITICTSAKTDDEARSLLKYFGVPYRAA, translated from the coding sequence ATGGCAAAGACACTGAAGATAAAATACGAAAAAGAAATAAAAGCAGCGATGAAAAAGGAGTTCAACTACAAGAACGACCATGAAATACCAAGGGTAGTAAAAGTCGTTGTGAACAGGGGCGTGGGAGAAGCCGTTCAGAACCCGAAGGCTCTTGACATTGCGTCGAACGAGCTCGCGCAGATAACAGGGCAGAAGCCGCTCATAACAAAAGCAAAGAAATCCATCGCCGTTTTCAAGGTCCGCGCAAAGCAGCCGGTAGGTTGCAAAGTGACGCTTCGCGGCAGCAGGATGTACCAGTTCCTAGACAAGCTTATAAACTTAAGCCTTCCGAGGATACGGGATTTTAAAGGTGTGCCGCCAAAGTCGTTCGACGGGAAGGGAAATTACACTTTAGGGATAACGGAGCAGCTGATATTTCCCGAGATCGATTATGACAAGGTCGACAAGACAAGGGGGATGGACATCACGATCTGCACTTCGGCAAAGACCGACGATGAGGCAAGGTCCCTGCTTAAATATTTCGGAGTTCCTTACAGGGCAGCTTAA
- the rpsS gene encoding 30S ribosomal protein S19, whose product MARSLRKGPFIDKHLLDKIIAAMQANDKKIIKTWSRRSTIIPEMVGFTIAVHNGMKHIPVYITENMVGHKLGEFSPTRHFKGHSVPTDKAAALT is encoded by the coding sequence ATGGCCAGATCTCTGAGAAAAGGACCGTTCATAGACAAGCATCTGCTGGATAAAATAATCGCCGCGATGCAGGCAAATGACAAGAAGATCATTAAGACCTGGTCAAGAAGGTCGACTATCATCCCGGAGATGGTCGGGTTCACGATCGCCGTGCATAACGGCATGAAGCATATTCCTGTCTATATAACCGAGAATATGGTCGGGCACAAGCTCGGAGAGTTCTCTCCCACCAGGCATTTTAAAGGCCATAGTGTCCCGACGGATAAAGCCGCGGCACTGACATAA
- the rplW gene encoding 50S ribosomal protein L23 produces the protein MKENEQIIIRPLITEKATLLKKDDIYVFVVRADATKIDIRRAVEMMFSVKVLDVNTVKLKGKPRSMGKHAGRTSSWKKAYVKLKAGQRIELIEGML, from the coding sequence ATGAAAGAGAATGAACAGATAATAATAAGGCCGCTGATAACCGAAAAGGCGACATTGCTCAAAAAAGATGACATATATGTTTTTGTGGTAAGGGCCGATGCGACAAAAATAGATATCAGAAGAGCTGTCGAAATGATGTTCAGCGTAAAAGTGCTCGATGTGAACACGGTAAAATTGAAAGGCAAGCCCAGAAGTATGGGCAAGCATGCAGGCAGGACCAGCAGCTGGAAAAAGGCTTATGTAAAGCTTAAAGCCGGGCAAAGAATAGAGTTGATCGAAGGGATGTTATAG
- the rplD gene encoding 50S ribosomal protein L4 has product MVNIPVFDLIGKKAGTVDAMDYVFGIPVKDSVVHSAVKWQLASMRHGNASAKTRAEVRGGGKKPWKQKGTGRARAGTIRSPLWRGGGVLFGPKPRDHSTSLPKKVRSLALRMAISDKVASGKLKIVEKIELKNPKTKEMKALLNGLGVTNALILLDGAGTNEKRAAANLEKIKLASSNSMRIFDILDYEWLVLDRLTLSNIEGRLSKKK; this is encoded by the coding sequence ATGGTAAATATACCGGTATTTGATCTGATAGGTAAAAAGGCGGGGACCGTGGACGCAATGGATTATGTCTTTGGTATCCCTGTAAAGGACTCGGTGGTCCATTCGGCCGTCAAATGGCAGCTTGCTTCGATGAGGCACGGGAATGCCAGCGCAAAGACAAGAGCAGAGGTCAGGGGCGGAGGAAAAAAACCATGGAAGCAAAAAGGGACCGGCCGCGCGAGAGCGGGTACCATTAGATCACCTCTATGGAGAGGCGGCGGCGTACTATTCGGGCCAAAGCCGAGGGACCATTCTACTTCGCTGCCCAAAAAGGTAAGATCTCTCGCATTGAGAATGGCCATTTCCGATAAAGTAGCTTCGGGAAAGCTCAAGATCGTGGAAAAAATAGAGCTGAAGAACCCGAAGACAAAAGAGATGAAAGCTTTATTGAACGGCCTGGGAGTGACGAATGCCCTGATCCTCCTCGACGGCGCGGGAACGAACGAGAAAAGGGCCGCGGCAAATCTTGAAAAGATCAAGCTCGCGTCCAGCAACAGCATGAGAATATTTGATATATTGGATTATGAGTGGCTTGTCCTCGACAGGCTGACGCTGTCCAATATCGAAGGAAGGCTGTCAAAGAAAAAATGA
- the rplV gene encoding 50S ribosomal protein L22, whose translation MKVKAVSKYLRVSQRKVNRVLSLIRGKSVQDALTILKFLPHSGAKYAYETLKSAVANAKHNYKTDKESLKLAECYAGPSTPMKRFRAASRGRAHHILKRACHITMIVEAK comes from the coding sequence ATGAAAGTAAAAGCAGTATCAAAATATTTGCGGGTCTCACAGAGGAAAGTGAACAGGGTCCTTTCTCTTATCAGGGGAAAAAGCGTGCAGGATGCATTGACGATCCTGAAATTCCTTCCCCATTCCGGGGCGAAGTACGCTTATGAAACGCTGAAGAGCGCTGTCGCGAACGCAAAACATAATTATAAAACGGACAAGGAATCTCTAAAGCTGGCTGAGTGCTATGCTGGGCCCTCGACACCAATGAAAAGGTTCAGGGCGGCTTCGAGAGGCAGGGCCCACCATATCCTTAAAAGAGCATGCCATATAACGATGATCGTGGAGGCAAAATAA